Proteins encoded together in one Synergistaceae bacterium window:
- the topA gene encoding type I DNA topoisomerase, whose amino-acid sequence MAARKNAPTSKEGSKGTSTAKKEKPPLKKSTTQRSASAVKANASGAETKTAATKKTSVKTAAVKKTSTKSTKSRSAQTGSSRKARNGFSGLAAANKTLVIVESPSKAKTLSKILGSGYVIKSSVGHIRDLPRSRMAIDIEHDFTPEYILVKGKAAIKNELAALSQHAKAVLLASDPDREGEAIAWHLADLLNVPLDEKCRVRFYEITARAVLEAVKNPDVIDLHRVDAQQARRILDRLVGYTLSPLLWSKIRYGLSAGRVQSVALELVCEREREIQQFVPEEYWNVTVKATTPDGRNYEMKVDRMDGKKLWKNSLPLLIGDEATADAILAEVRSHPIVVSEFRLRESVRKPQPPFKTSSMQQEAARRAGLSPRRAMRVAQDLYEGIDIPGRGQIGMITYMRTDSLRLAAEAVEVCRAHISAAFGERYLPKTPNIYAASGRSQDAHEAIRPTDVTLTPNSVKNALTAEQFRLYDLIWRRYVASQMENAVVANSMLLADAGKAGMRQLGESLIFDGWSAVWPLDLKGELLEKAREGETLTFVSADKEQKFTRPPARYSEATLIRTLEEDGVGRPSTYATIVDTLYDRGYVERNDDRRLAPTSLGMTVDEFLKKFFDRGSLASIVNADFTAEMEQELDEIEEAKRAWLDVVRTFWKDFSQTVEVAKDAERVPLPEPEPIGEDCPECGSPLVRKRGRFGEFIACSGYPNCRYTRAILDVVGVKCPKCGEGDIVKRRSKKGKTFFGCSRYPNCDYISWNRPTGEKCPECGAGLSQRGKTILCPECGYKRVEEPADL is encoded by the coding sequence ATGGCTGCCCGAAAGAACGCTCCGACTTCAAAAGAGGGCTCGAAGGGAACTTCGACAGCCAAAAAGGAAAAGCCCCCGCTCAAAAAGTCGACGACCCAACGGTCGGCATCGGCTGTGAAGGCGAATGCCTCCGGGGCCGAGACGAAGACAGCCGCGACGAAAAAAACCTCCGTGAAAACCGCCGCGGTGAAAAAAACCTCGACAAAATCGACAAAATCGAGGAGCGCGCAGACGGGTTCTTCCCGAAAGGCCCGAAACGGTTTTTCCGGACTTGCCGCCGCGAACAAAACCCTGGTGATCGTGGAATCTCCCTCCAAGGCCAAGACCCTGTCCAAAATTCTGGGCTCAGGCTACGTCATCAAATCCAGCGTCGGACATATTCGAGACCTTCCCCGCAGCCGGATGGCCATTGACATCGAACACGACTTTACGCCGGAGTACATTCTGGTCAAGGGAAAAGCCGCCATCAAAAACGAACTTGCCGCGCTTTCTCAGCACGCAAAGGCCGTTTTGCTGGCCTCCGACCCCGACCGGGAGGGCGAAGCCATAGCATGGCACCTGGCGGACCTGCTGAACGTGCCGCTGGACGAAAAATGCCGGGTCCGTTTTTACGAAATTACCGCCCGCGCCGTTCTGGAAGCGGTGAAAAACCCCGACGTCATCGACCTGCACAGGGTAGACGCCCAGCAGGCCCGTCGCATTCTGGACCGACTGGTGGGCTACACGCTGTCTCCCCTGCTTTGGAGCAAGATCCGATACGGGCTCTCGGCCGGCCGCGTCCAGTCGGTGGCGCTGGAGTTGGTCTGCGAGCGCGAACGCGAGATTCAGCAATTTGTGCCGGAAGAATACTGGAACGTCACGGTGAAAGCGACCACTCCGGACGGTCGAAACTACGAGATGAAAGTGGACCGGATGGACGGCAAAAAACTGTGGAAAAACAGCCTCCCTCTTTTGATTGGAGACGAGGCGACCGCCGACGCGATTTTGGCGGAAGTGCGCAGCCATCCCATTGTCGTGTCGGAGTTCCGCCTTCGTGAGAGCGTGCGCAAACCGCAGCCGCCCTTCAAAACCAGCAGTATGCAGCAGGAGGCCGCCCGCCGCGCGGGACTCTCCCCCCGCCGCGCCATGCGTGTGGCGCAGGACCTGTACGAGGGCATCGACATTCCGGGCCGGGGACAGATCGGAATGATCACCTACATGAGAACCGACAGCCTGAGACTGGCGGCGGAGGCCGTGGAGGTCTGCCGGGCGCATATCAGCGCGGCCTTCGGCGAACGTTATCTGCCCAAAACCCCCAACATCTACGCGGCATCGGGCCGCAGCCAGGACGCTCACGAAGCGATCCGCCCCACGGATGTGACTCTGACGCCCAACTCCGTCAAAAACGCCCTCACGGCGGAACAGTTCCGGCTCTACGACCTGATCTGGAGGCGCTACGTGGCCTCTCAGATGGAGAACGCCGTGGTCGCCAACTCCATGCTGCTGGCCGACGCGGGTAAGGCGGGCATGCGTCAGCTGGGCGAAAGCCTGATCTTTGACGGATGGAGCGCCGTCTGGCCCCTCGACCTGAAGGGAGAGCTTCTGGAGAAGGCCAGGGAAGGGGAAACTCTGACTTTTGTCTCCGCCGACAAGGAACAGAAATTTACGCGTCCGCCCGCGCGATACTCCGAAGCGACGCTGATACGAACCCTCGAAGAGGACGGAGTGGGCCGCCCTTCCACCTATGCCACCATCGTGGATACGCTGTATGACCGAGGCTACGTCGAAAGAAACGATGACCGGCGTCTTGCGCCGACCTCCCTTGGAATGACCGTTGACGAATTTCTGAAAAAATTCTTCGACAGAGGAAGCCTCGCCTCCATCGTGAACGCGGATTTTACCGCGGAGATGGAACAGGAGCTGGACGAAATTGAGGAGGCTAAGCGCGCCTGGCTGGACGTGGTGCGGACGTTCTGGAAGGATTTCTCACAGACCGTGGAGGTGGCCAAAGACGCGGAGAGAGTGCCTCTGCCCGAACCCGAGCCCATCGGCGAGGACTGCCCGGAATGCGGCAGTCCGCTGGTTCGGAAACGCGGCCGCTTCGGGGAGTTCATCGCCTGCAGCGGTTATCCGAACTGCCGGTACACCCGGGCGATTCTGGACGTCGTCGGCGTGAAATGCCCCAAATGCGGAGAGGGCGACATCGTGAAACGGCGCAGCAAAAAGGGAAAGACCTTTTTCGGCTGTTCACGTTACCCAAACTGCGATTACATTTCCTGGAACCGGCCCACCGGCGAAAAATGCCCGGAGTGCGGGGCCGGTCTGTCCCAGAGAGGCAAGACGATTCTCTGCCCGGAGTGCGGTTACAAGCGGGTGGAAGAACCCGCCGATCTCTGA